From the genome of Suricata suricatta isolate VVHF042 chromosome 3, meerkat_22Aug2017_6uvM2_HiC, whole genome shotgun sequence, one region includes:
- the LOC115287181 gene encoding olfactory receptor 6K3-like, with protein MASGNLSAVTEFVFTGFPQLQDGGLLYFIPLLFIYTFIVIGNLMIFFAVRLDTRLHNPMYNFISIFSFLEMWYTTTTIPKMLSNLVSTQKTISFTGCLLQMYFFHSLGNTEGALLTIMAIDRYVAICNPLHYLTIMTPRRCAQLSAGSCVFGFLILLPEIVWISTLPFCGPNQIHQIFCDFTPLLNLACTDASVILVQDVIHALAILITSLIISLSYIRIVVVILGIPSAEGRKKAFSTCIAHIAVFLLFFGSVAIMYLRFSATYTPFWDTAIAVAFSVLSPLFNPMIYSLRNKDMKDAIKKLLCPQKVFHVHGS; from the coding sequence ATGGCAAGTGGAAATCTGTCAGCCGTGACTGAATTTGTCTTCACTGGCTTCCCACAGCTCCAGGATGGTGGCCTCCTGTacttcatccccttacttttcaTCTACACCTTTATTGTCATTGGGAACCTAATGATCTTCTTTGCTGTCCGGCTAGACACCCGTCTCCACAACCCCATGTACAACTTCATCAGCATCTTCTCTTTCCTGGAGATGTGGTACACCACGACCACCATCCCCAAGATGCTCTCCAACCTGGTCAGCACCCAGAAGACGATCTCTTTTACCGGCTGCCTCCTGCAAATGTACTTCTTCCATTCACTGGGAAACACGGAAGGGGCCTTGCTGACCATCATGGCCATTGACAGGTATGTCGCCATCTGCAATCCACTCCACTACCTGACCATCATGACCCCCCGACGATGCGCTCAACTTTCTGCAGGCTCTTGtgtctttggtttcctcatcctTCTACCTGAGATCGTGTGGATTTCCACCCTACCTTTCTGTGGGCCCAACCAAATCCATCAGATCTTCTGTGATTTCACACCATTATTAAATTTAGCCTGTACAGATGCCTCTGTGATCCTAGTGCAAGACGTGATTCATGCTTTGGCCATTCTGATAACGAGTCTGATTATTTCCCTTTCATACATCAGAATTGTGGTTGTTATCCTGGGAATCCCTTCAGCGGAGGGTCGTAAgaaggccttctccacctgcatTGCCCACATTGCTGTGTTCCTGCTGTTTTTCGGCAGTGTGGCCATCATGTATCTCAGATTCTCTGCCACGTATACGCCATTCTGGGACACGGCCATTGCTGTAgcattctctgtcctttctcccctcttcaaTCCCATGATATACAGCCTCAGGAATAAGGACATGAAAGATGCTATTAAGAAGCTCCTTTGCCCTCAAAAGGTATTTCATGTACATGGTAGCTAA
- the LOC115286872 gene encoding olfactory receptor 6K3-like translates to MVRNNQTSTVTEFLFSGFPQFEDGSLFFFIPLFVIYIFIVIGNLIVFFAVRMDTHLHNPMYNFISIFSFLEIWYTTATIPKMLSNLISEKKTISITGCLLQMYFFHSLGNAEGILLTTMAIDRYVAICNPLRYPTIMTSQLCAQLSAGSCIFGFLVLLPEIVWISTLPFCGPNQIHQIFCDFEPVLRLACTDTSMILVEDVIHAVAIIFSVL, encoded by the coding sequence ATGGTAAGAAATAACCAGACTTCTACAGTGACAGAGTTTCTCTTCTCTGGATTCCCCCAGTTTGAAGATGGTAGCCTCttcttcttcattcctttgttcgTCATCTACATATTCATTGTGATTGGAAATCTCATTGTATTTTTTGCAGTCAGGATGGATACCCATCTCCACAACCCCATGTACAATTTCATCAGCATCTTCTCCTTCCTGGAGATCTGGTACACGACAGCCACCATCCCCAAGATGCTTTCCAACCTCATCAGTGAGAAGAAGACCATCTCCATCACTGGCTGCCTCCTGCAGATGTACTTCTTCCATTCCCTGGGAAATGCAGAGGGGATTTTGTTGACCACCATGGCCATTGACAGGTACGTTGCCATCTGCAACCCTCTCCGCTACCCAACCATCATGACCTCCCAGCTGTGTGCTCAGCTCTCTGCAGGCTCCTGCATCTTTGGCTTTCTTGTGTTGCTCCCAGAGATTGTGTGGATTTCCACACTGCCCTTTTGTGGGCCCAACCAAATCCATCAGatattctgtgactttgaacCTGTCCTGCGCTTGGCTTGTACAGACACGTCCATGATTCTGGTTGAAGATGTGATCCATGCTGTGGCCATCATCTTCTCTGTCCTG
- the LOC115286874 gene encoding LOW QUALITY PROTEIN: olfactory receptor 6K2-like (The sequence of the model RefSeq protein was modified relative to this genomic sequence to represent the inferred CDS: inserted 1 base in 1 codon): MESRNQSATQEFTFSAFPCSWEGSVACFIPLLFIYTFIVIGNLVIITVVQMNAPLHMPMYFFISALSFLEIWYTTATIPKMLASLLSKKSISLNGCLLQMYFFHSTGISEVCLLTAMAFDRYLAICRPLHYPTIMTTRLCAQLTLSCCVCGFITPLPEIAWISTLPFCGSHRLEHIFCDFLPVLRLACTDTQAIIMIQVVDVVHAVEILTAVMLIFMSYVGIVAIILRIRSAEGRRKAFSTCVSHLAVFFLFFGSVALMYLRFSATYSLFWDTAIALSFAVLSPFFNPIIYSLRNKEIKETXKKHLGQAKVFFHKTKDLK, from the exons ATGGAGAGCCGCAATCAAAGTGCCACTCAGGAGTTCACCTTCTCTGCTTTCCCTTGCTCCTGGGAAGGTTCTGTCGCCTGTTTTATTCCACTGCTCTTCATTTACACCTTCATTGTCATTGGAAACCTTGTCATCATCACAGTGGTCCAGATGAATGCTCCCCTCCACATGCCCATGTACTTCTTCATCAGCGCCCTTTCCTTCCTGGAGATCTGGTACACCACAGCGACCATACCAAAGATGCTCGCCAGTCTGCTCAGCAAGAAGAGCATTTCCTTAAATGGTTGTCTCCTGCAGATGTACTTCTTCCACTCCACTGGCATCAGCGAGGTTTGCCTCCTGACAGCTATGGCTTTTGACCGCTACCTCGCCATCTGCAGGCCTCTTCATTATCCCACTATCATGACCACCAGGCTGTGTGCCCAACTGACTTTAAGCTGCTGTGTTTGTGGCTTTATCACACCCCTTCCCGAGATTGCCTGGATCTCAACGCTGCCATTTTGTGGCTCTCATCGCCTTGAGCATATCTTCTGTGACTTTCTCCCCGTGCTCCGGTTGGCCTGCACAGACACACAGGCCATCATCATGATACAGGTCGTGGATGTTGTCCACGCAGTGGAGATTCTTACAGCTGTAATGCTTATCTTCATGTCCTATGTTGGTATTGTGGCCATAATTCTTCGTATTCGGTCAGCTGAAGGCCGTCGCAAGGCCTTTTCCACATGTGTTTCCCACCTCgctgtgttttttctcttctttggcaGTGTGGCCCTCATGTACCTACGCTTCTCTGCCACTTACTCTTTATTCTGGGACACAGCCATTGCTCTGTCCTTTGCAGTCCTGTCCCCCTTCTTCAACCCCATAATCTATAGTCTGAGGAACAAAGAgataaaggaaa aaaaaaaacactTGGGTCAAGCTAAAGTATTTTTCCATAAGACCAAGGACCTCAAGTAA
- the LOC115286873 gene encoding olfactory receptor 6K3, which produces MESGNLSAVTEFIFTGFPQLQDGGLLYFFPLLFIYTFIVIGNLLIFFAVRLDTRLHNPMYNFISIFSFLEIWYTTATIPKMLSNLISEKKTISITGCLLQMYFFHSLGNTEGILLITMAIDRYIAICNPLRYQMIMTPRLCAQLSAGSCTFGFLILLPEIVMISTLPFCGPNQIHQIFCDLVPVLRLACTDTSMILVEDVIHAVAIIITVLIIALSYIRIVTVILRIPSAEGRRKAFSTCAGHLAVFLIFFGSVSLMYLRFNATYPPVLDTAIALMFTVLAPFFNPIIYSLRNKDMKNAIRKLFHLRKTLNTFGG; this is translated from the coding sequence ATGGAGAGCGGAAACCTGTCGGCCGTGACTGAATTTATCTTCACTGGCTTCCCGCAGCTCCAGGATGGTGGCCTCCTGTACTTCTTCCCCTTACTTTTCATCTACACCTTTATTGTCATTGGTAATCTGTTGATCTTCTTTGCTGTCCGGCTGGACACCCGTCTCCACAACCCCATGTACAATTTCATCAGCATCTTCTCCTTCCTGGAGATCTGGTATACCACGGCCACCATCCCCAAGATGCTCTCCAACCTCATCAGTGAGAAGAAGACCATCTCCATTACTGGCTGCCTCCTGCAAATGTACTTCTTCCATTCCCTGGGAAACACAGAGGGGATCTTGCTCATCACCATGGCCATTGACAGGTACATTGCCATCTGCAACCCTCTCCGCTACCAGATGATCATGACCCCCCGGCTGTGTGCTCAGCTCTCTGCAGGCTCCTGCACCTTTGGCTTCCTCATCCTGCTTCCTGAGATTGTAATGATTTCCACGCTGCCTTTCTGTGGGCCCAACCAAATCCATCAGATCTTCTGTGACTTGGTCCCCGTGCTAAGACTGGCCTGTACAGACACGTCCATGATTCTGGTTGAAGATGTGATCCATGCTGTGGCCATCATCATTACTGTCCTAATCATTGCCCTGTCCTATATCAGAATCGTCACTGTGATCCTGAGGATCCCCTCTGCTGAGGGTCGGCGAAAGGCCTTTTCCACCTGCGCAGGCCATCTCGCTGTGTTCCTGATTTTCTTCGGCAGTGTGTCCCTCATGTACTTGCGATTCAATGCCACCTATCCCCCGGTCTTGGACACAGCAATTGCACTGATGTTTACTGTCCTTGCCCCATTCTTCAATCCCATCATCTACAGTCTGAGAAACAAGGACATGAAGAATGCGATTAGGAAACTATTCCATCTTCGGAAAACATTGAACACGTTTGGAGGTTAA